A single region of the Vicia villosa cultivar HV-30 ecotype Madison, WI linkage group LG4, Vvil1.0, whole genome shotgun sequence genome encodes:
- the LOC131597320 gene encoding uncharacterized protein LOC131597320: MPYAQLLPQFLANQLVQLRELGPPPDPLPPGYDANARCEFHSRAPGHTIEKCRALKCKVQDLIDDKIISFTPTGPNMLYNPMPPHAGTTNAIELCDEQVLVTDVDEIKMSLATVKERLMQQGVLHELHDFCLQCSSNPEECARLRDEIQKMMDEGILRVERVVFDEDVATLEIPYYPANVSRAQGTPLLIQALTTHLKHDYPLVGNPDDTNIAGTSGITRSGKIFAAPPPLPKETNKDVNAQTKGKQVFVDPPKSSTTQDAEQLLRIIKKSYYKVVDQLDQTQAKISIFSLLVHSEAHRNTLMKILGSAHVTQDITVPQFEGVVTNIAAGNCLGFCDDELPPEGRAYNKELHIFIRCLNTVLSRVLIYTGSSLNVIPKATLFKLSMDGVMMRPCTMSVRVFDGSRRSVEGEIDLPVKIGPYTFYIAFYCLKFIVSDKIVVITGEEDVVINNLTMHHYVEGDREMHETPFQALEIVSVDRFPVFEGKKKSEVPLSSLSHAKALLEAGVPRDAWGKVIDVREKQDKFGL, from the exons ATGCCATATGCTCAGCTTCTTCCTCAATTTCTTGCTAATCAGTTGGTCCAGCTTCGCGAACTTGGTCCCCCACCTGACCCTCTTCCACCGggatatgatgctaatgctcgatgtgaatttcattcacgGGCTCCAGGCCACacgattgaaaagtgtagagcattgaAATGCAAAGTTCAGGATCTCATTGATGACAAGATTATTTcattcactcctactggtcccAATATGTTgtataatcctatgcctccccacGCAGGTACGACCAATGCCATTGAATTGTGCGATGAACAAGTCTTGGTAACTGATGTTGATGAGATTAAGATGTCACTTGCAACTGTTAAAGAACGTCTTATGCAACAAGGGGTCTTGCATGAGCTCCACGACTTTTGTTTACAATGTTCCTCTAATCCAGAAGAGTGTGCTAGATTGAGAGATGAAATTCAGAAGATGATGGACGAAGGTATTCTCAGAGTTGAAAGAGTTGTTTTTGATGAAGATGTGGCTACTTTGGAAATTCCTTACTATCCTGCGAATGTGTCGAGAGCTCAAGGTACTCCTCTGTTGATTCAGGCTCTAACTACTCATTTG AAACATGATTATCCTCTGGTGGGTAACCCAGACGACACtaatattgctggaactagtGGTATCACTCGTAGTGGCAAAATCTTTGCTGCTCCACCGCCACTTCCCAAAGAGACCAACAAGGATGTTAATGCTCAGACTAAGGGTAAGCAAGTTTTTGTCGATCCGCCTAAATCTAGTACTACACAAGATGCTGAGCAGCTTCTGCGAATTATTAAGAAAAGTTATTATAAAGTGGTTGATCAGTTGGACCAAACTCAGGCTAAGATTTCCATCTTCTCTCTTCTGGTGCATTCAGAGGCTCACCGAAACACTTTGATGAAGATCCTAGGCTCTGCTCATGTTACTCAAGACATTACTGTGCCTCAGTTCGAAGGGGTTGTAACCAATATTGCTGCTGgcaattgtttgggtttttgtgaTGACGAGCTCCCACCTGAAGGTAGAGCATACAACAAAGAATTGCATATCTTtataaggtgtttgaatactgtgttgtctcgagttttGATTTATACAGGGTCTTCCCTTAATGTGATACCTAAGGCCACTTTGttcaagctgagtatggatggggtcATGATGAGGCCTTGTACTATGAGTGTCCGAgtgtttgatggttctagaaggtccgtagaaggagaaattgatctACCTGTCAAGATTGGTCCTTACAcattctatattgccttctat tgtttgaaattcatTGTGAGTGACAAAATTGTTGTGATCACCGGTGAGGAAGATGTGGTAATCAACAATCTGACAATGCACCATTATGTGGAAGGGGACAGAGAAATGCATGAAACTCCCTTCCAAGCCTTAGAAATTGTGTCGGTTGACAGATTTCCTGTGTTTGAAGGTAAAAAGAAATCTGAGGTGCCTTTATCTTCTTTGAGTCATGCCAAGGCCCTTTTGGAAGCTGGAGTCCCTCGTGATGCTTGGGGCAAGGTGATTGACGTACGTGAAAAGCAGGATAAGTTCGGTCTCTGA